Within Pseudomonas tructae, the genomic segment GGGGCGCGCTACAGCGCCAGCAAGTACGCCAACCAGGCGGGCACGGTGGCAGTGGGCAGCTACGCGGTGTTTGACCTGGGCAGTCGCTACAGCACCCGGATTGGCGGCTACGACACGGTGCTGCGACTGATGGTGGATAACGTCTTCGATAAACGCTACTGGCGCGATGCCGGGGAGTATCTGGGGGATGGCTATCTGTTTCAGGGGGCGCCACGGACAGCGCGGGTTTCAGCTTCCATGAGTTTCTGAGGGTCCTATCGCGGGGCAAGCCCGCTCCCACAGGTTCAACATCCAAACTGTGGGAGCGGGCTTGACCCGCGATGAAGACAGCGCCATCAGAACGGCTCACTACCCTCACGAATCTCCACTTCCAGTACCTCGCCCAGCTCGACCAGGCGCGCCGCCACATCCGCAGGGGTGATGAAACCGCTGTAGCAGTCGCCGTCGGTGGACCAGTTCCACAACACCAGGCCCTGCTTGTGCAGTTCGTCGTGAGCAATGACCATCAGCTCCGGTACTGTGGTGCCTTCGAGGAAGTCTTCATCTTCCGCGTCCTCGACACCGAAAGTGACTTCGGCATCGCGCGCCTGCGCCAGCTCCTGCACGCTCTGCACGAACGACTCGGTGTCCTTCCAATCGACAAAGAACACCGACTCCCAGTCAGCCACGTCCTTGACAATCCACATCAGTTGCTGCGGATCGTCCTCGAACTCTTCGGCGTCATCTTCATCCAGCTCGACCTCGCGCAGGGCCTGCACGTGCTGGCTGGCCATTTCGGCCGTCGGGCTGATCAAGGTCAGCAGTTGTTCTGCGGCAAGGATCTGCGCTTTGGTGAAACATTCTTTGAGCATCTGAAACATCCTTTTTCATGGGCAAAACAAAAAGCCCCCGGCCTTGTTCAGGTCGGGGGCTTTTCTAGATATGGCGGTGAAGAAGGGATTCGAACCCTTGATACAGTTTCCTGTATACACACTTTCCAGGCGTGCTCCTTCAGCCACTCGGACACTTCACCGTTTCTCTTCAAGCTATTCAGCCTGTCGAGGCGCGCTAATGTAGTCGAAAGAGGTTCTGATGGCAAAGGTTTTTTTCAGAATTTTCATGTGCTTAAGCCAATCAGGCAAAAAAACCGAGCACGCAGGGCAAAGCCGCCATTCTCTGGCGTGCTTTGGTAGCCCGGTTCTGCCCGGGCCCGCCAGACAAGGCAAGCGCCTTGCAGGCTGACCGGCCAGTCAGTCACAGCGCTTTACCTGGGGCACTTGCCTGAGTAACGTCTGCCCCACTCTCCCTAAAGGAACCCTGTCATGAGTGAGCTGATTACCTACCACCTCGAAGACGGCATTGCGACCCTGACCCTGAACAACGGCAAGGTCAACGCCATCTCGCCTGACGTCATCCAGGCCTTCAATGCCGCCCTCGACCAGGCCGTGCAAGACCGCGCGGTGGTAATCATCACCGGCCAACCGGGCATTCTCTCCGGTGGCTATGATCTGAAAGTCATGACCGCCGGCCCCAAGGAAGCCGTCAGCCTGGTCACCGCAGGTTCGACCCTGGCCCGGCGCATGCTCTCGCACCCCTTCCCGATCATCGTCGCCTGCCCGGGCCACGCCGTGGCCAAAGGCGCGTTCCTGTTGCTCTCGGCCGACTACCGTATCGGCGTCGAAGGCCCGTTCAGCATCGGCCTGAACGAAGTGCAGATCGGCATGACCATGCACCACGCCGGCATCGAACTGGCCCGTGATCGCCTGCGTCGCTCGGCGTTCCACCGCTCGGTGATCAACGCCGAAATGTTCGACCCGCTCAACGCTGTGGACGCCGGCTTCCTCGACAAGGTAGTGCCCATTGAACAGCTGCAGGAAACTGCGCTGGCGGCGGCACGCCAGTTGAAGAAGATCAACATGAACGCCCACAAGCACACCAAGCTCAAGGTGCGCAAAGCACTGCTGGATATCCTCGACGACGCGATCATGCGCGACCAGGAACACCTGGGCTGACCCCTACCAAGGCCTGATTGCAACTAATTGTGTAATCAGGCCTGCCGACCCCAATGAGCGTTTGCCGATAGAAGTGCACATCCGTACACTGCGCCGCGTTTGCCAGCTATGAGTCGTACGAATGCTCTTTCTTATCCGCATGTTCCTGTTGGGGCTGCATTTTCTCCTGGCCGGTGTTCTCGGTGTGCTGGTTGGCCTGTGCCGACCGTTCAACCCGGACAACAGCCGAATCTGTGCGCGCCTCTATGGCCTGCCTGCCACCTGGTTGATGCGCATCGAGATCAAGGCCGAAGTCGGCCCGCTGTTTGACCAGCCGCCCGGTTGCGTGATCATTGCCAACCACCAGTCCAACCACGATCTGTTCGTGCTCGGCCACGTGGTTCCGCGGCGCACCGTGTGCATCGGCAAAAAAAGCCTGAAATGGGTCCCGCTGTTTGGCCAGTTGTTCTGGCTGGGCGGCAATGTCCTGGTCGATCGTGGCAACGCCTATCAGGCGCGCCGGGCGATGCAGACCACCACCCGCACCCTGAGCGAAGACAACACCTCGATCTGGGTCTTCCCGGAAGGCACGCGCAACCCGGGCGAACAGTTGATTCCCTTCAAGAAAGGCGCCTTCCATATGGCCGTCGAGGCCGGTGTGCCGATCGTGCCGGTGTGCGTCAGCCGCTACGCCAGTCGCCTGAGCCTCAACGGCTGGCGCCGCAGCAAGGTGATCATCCGTTCGCTGGCGCCGATTGCCACCAGCGGCCTCACCCAGCAGGACGTGCCGGCCCTGGCCGAACAGTGCCGCCTGCAGATGCAGCAGTGCATCGATCGCATGGAAGGTGAATTGACCCTGGTGTGAACGGTTGCCGAATCGTGCCGGTCAGCCCAAGCTACTGGCACGGTTAATTGAAGAAGCGGACAACCATGGGTCGAGTCGTTGCAGCGGCGGTGTACAGCGCCGGCAGAAAGGTCACCAACATCAGCCTCGACGAAGGCAGCCAGTGGGCAAGCAAACCCGGGCATTTCGTCTGGATCGGCCTGGAAGAGCCCAACGCCCAGGAGCTGGCCAACCTGCAACGCCAGTTCAACCTGCATGAGCTGGCCATCGAGGACGCGCTGGAAAAACACAGCCGGCCCAAGCTCGAGACTTTCGGCGATGCCCTGTTCATCGTCACCTATTCGCCGGTGCGCCATGAAGGCAAGCTGGAGTTCATCGAAACCCATATCTTCGCCGGCAACGGCTACATCATCACC encodes:
- a CDS encoding DUF6630 family protein produces the protein MLKECFTKAQILAAEQLLTLISPTAEMASQHVQALREVELDEDDAEEFEDDPQQLMWIVKDVADWESVFFVDWKDTESFVQSVQELAQARDAEVTFGVEDAEDEDFLEGTTVPELMVIAHDELHKQGLVLWNWSTDGDCYSGFITPADVAARLVELGEVLEVEIREGSEPF
- a CDS encoding crotonase/enoyl-CoA hydratase family protein, which encodes MSELITYHLEDGIATLTLNNGKVNAISPDVIQAFNAALDQAVQDRAVVIITGQPGILSGGYDLKVMTAGPKEAVSLVTAGSTLARRMLSHPFPIIVACPGHAVAKGAFLLLSADYRIGVEGPFSIGLNEVQIGMTMHHAGIELARDRLRRSAFHRSVINAEMFDPLNAVDAGFLDKVVPIEQLQETALAAARQLKKINMNAHKHTKLKVRKALLDILDDAIMRDQEHLG
- a CDS encoding lysophospholipid acyltransferase family protein; this translates as MLFLIRMFLLGLHFLLAGVLGVLVGLCRPFNPDNSRICARLYGLPATWLMRIEIKAEVGPLFDQPPGCVIIANHQSNHDLFVLGHVVPRRTVCIGKKSLKWVPLFGQLFWLGGNVLVDRGNAYQARRAMQTTTRTLSEDNTSIWVFPEGTRNPGEQLIPFKKGAFHMAVEAGVPIVPVCVSRYASRLSLNGWRRSKVIIRSLAPIATSGLTQQDVPALAEQCRLQMQQCIDRMEGELTLV